The following are from one region of the Arachis duranensis cultivar V14167 chromosome 10, aradu.V14167.gnm2.J7QH, whole genome shotgun sequence genome:
- the LOC107470738 gene encoding LOW QUALITY PROTEIN: uncharacterized protein LOC107470738 (The sequence of the model RefSeq protein was modified relative to this genomic sequence to represent the inferred CDS: inserted 2 bases in 1 codon), protein MKPHQPKLKTQLFSCGFFRHCAQTVLSPTGNSPQPPPLPLQPPHNLRNSCESSTSSSSSTTSQSFTQWRFSLPTTPSTTTTTTPPPQQPPPTPPPLLLPNNLEELFHLSELQLTTGSESDRAAAIHLLERSLVPNPPQDQPPCPPALLRHVIRHLTATTKILFALCLSPSNRXXXXXXXXXXXRALAALELMCTVAEGAEAVRAHALAVPVMVTMMGRTGARGKEYAIGVLAVVYGGSAAAERETAAPPEEVARAVELALQGECSARGRRKGSQLLKTLQLLSDSNYESPHSHINNEDQPT, encoded by the exons atgaaaCCCCATCAACCAAAGCTGAAGACCCAACTCTTCTCCTGCGGCTTCTTCCGCCACTGTGCCCAAACTGTTCTCAGCCCCACCGGCAACA GCCCCCAACCACCGCCACTACCACTACAACCGCCTCACAACCTTCGCAACTCATGCGAGTCCTccacctcttcttcttcctccacaaCCTCCCAAAGCTTCACCCAATGGAGGTTCTCTCTCCCGACAAcaccctccaccaccaccaccactactcCTCCGccacaacaaccaccaccaactCCACCACCGCTTTTACTTCCCAACAATCTCGAAGAACTCTTTCACCTCTCCGAGCTTCAACTCACAACCGGCTCCGAATCCGACCGCGCCGCAGCCATCCACCTTCTAGAACGTTCTCTCGTCCCAAACCCTCCTCAGGACCAACCACCATGTCCACCCGCCCTCCTCCGCCACGTCATCCGCCACCTCACCGCCACCACCAAGATCCTCTTCGCCCTCTGCCTCTCCCCCTCCAATCG CNNNNNNNNNNNNNNNNNNNNNNNNNNNNAGCGCGCCCTCGCCGCCCTGGAGCTGATGTGCACGGTGGCGGAGGGCGCGGAGGCGGTGAGGGCTCACGCGCTTGCAGTGCCTGTGATGGTAACCATGATGGGGAGGACGGGTGCTCGCGGGAAGGAGTACGCGATCGGAGTGCTTGCGGTGGTGTACGGAGGTTCTGCGGCTGCGGAGAGGGAGACGGCTGCTCCGCCCGAGGAAGTGGCGCGTGCAGTGGAGCTTGCGCTTCAGGGAGAGTGCAGCgcgagaggaagaagaaaaggaagccAGCTTTTGAAGACTCTTCAGCTTCTTTCTGACTCAAATTATGAGTCTCCTCACTCTCACATCAATAATGAAGATCAACCAACTTGA